In one Bactrocera tryoni isolate S06 chromosome 5, CSIRO_BtryS06_freeze2, whole genome shotgun sequence genomic region, the following are encoded:
- the LOC120777014 gene encoding uncharacterized protein LOC120777014, translating to MRISRKFCWLCLITLVISSCLVDAFTKLTNIDCKAFDKPFADFKSCRLHVPKRGEIALSLHVRLFQIPVNNVSINLSFFKKASGYRPFLYNVTADFCGFMANKKRYPFLNIFFDFILKDSNINHTCPYNHDIIVKNLVLRDDMFGRIPVPAGEYMFKLMVAAYNEWKADVKAYFSIRLNEKER from the exons ATGAGGATATCAAGGAAGTTTTGTTGGCTCTGCTTAATAACACTGGTGATTTCAAGCTGTTTAGTAGATGCTTTTACAAAATTAACCAACATCGACTGCAAAGCGTTCGACAAACCTTTCGCCGATTTCAAGAGTTGTCGCCTGCATGTGCCGAAACGAGGAGAGATCGCATTATCCTTGCATGTTCGGCTCTTCCAGATACCAGTTAATAATGTCAGT ATAAATCTCTCATTTTTCAAGAAAGCCAGTGGTTACCGTCCATTTTTATACAATGTTACCGCcgatttttgtggttttatgGCGAACAAGAAACGTTATCCTTTTCTAAATATATTCTTTGACTTCATTCTGAAGGACTCGAACATTAATCATACCTGTCCCTACAAC CATGACATAATCGTCAAAAATCTTGTTTTACGGGACGATATGTTCGGACGAATACCAGTGCCAGCAGGCGAATATATGTTTAAGCTAATGGTGGCCGCCTACAATGAATGGAAAGCTGATGTGAAGGCTTACTTCTCAATAAGACTAAATGAAAAAGAGCGTTAA